The Candida dubliniensis CD36 chromosome 5, complete sequence genome has a window encoding:
- a CDS encoding RNA-dependent ATPase/ATP-dependent RNA helicase, putative (Similar to S. cerevisiae PRP22;~In S. cerevisiae: associates with lariat intermediates before the second catalytic step of splicing; mediates ATP-dependent mRNA release from the spliceosome and unwinds RNA duplexes) codes for MTQSDSQLLSIVQKHLELPENDENVVLIAKFLINLYEKSTSPTLDEFKKVVKDNGGDEFEDEFIKDVYNQISRTSKPPQPIRVGEIYSGTVEGLTNYGAFIKIENTSGLCHISQMSFDGSRIESTNILQPKQKVFAKVIDIQANHTKISLSMRGINQTTGQEESILRGRHHERQPRPKRKLTSPERWEIRQLISSGAVSADAYPELDEEEDIENPHKEKTNDLHIELNDKKPDFLKSVKVTKDFPETNPIPVNRSGPLSKSAQRGSKFARDFKEEKLKQKKQRQKEEKIQSEMSDPLFQTSEPVSNVDIDTESFISKWKKSNKTETFGKRTSLPIQEQRCMLPVYAMRTQLVEAIRENQFVVIVGETGSGKTTQIVQYIYEEGMNKINGDTKLIGCTQPRRVAAESVAKRVSEEVGCQLGDTVGYTIRFEDVTSENTVIKYMTDGMLEREALNDPNMNRYSVIMLDEAHERTIATDVLFALLKNAAKQNPNLKVIVTSATLDSNKFSRYFNNCPIITIPGRTFPVEVLYTKAPEMDYLAAALESVIQIHVAEPAGDILVFLTGQEEIETSCEALHERMKLLGDNVPELIILPVYSALPSEMQTRIFEPTPPGSRKVILATNIAETSITIDGIYYVVDPGFVKINMYDSKLGMDSLRVTPISKAQANQRSGRAGRTGPGKCYRLYTEQAYEKEMIPNTIPEIQRQNLSHTILMLKAMGIHDLVNFEFMDPPSTTTMLTALEDLYILDALDDNGNLTTLGRKMADLPMEPALAKTLIQSVEYECTEEILSIVAMLSVQTIFYRPKDKQALADQRKTRFHHSLGDHLTLLNVFQSWCRNNYSKTWCRDNFIQERSMRRAMEVRKQLKLIMHRFGYKTMSCGNDVDRVRRTFCSGYFKNSAKRQEGEGYKTLNENTLVFLHPSSSLYGKKPQYVIYHTLLLTSKEYMHCVTIIDPNWLYELAPKYFRPADAKTVQEIKKKQKIVPLFSRQKKDSWRLSSHRPAKRR; via the coding sequence ATGACACAATCCGATTCCCAACTCCTCTCAATAGTCCAGAAACATTTGGAGCTCCCCGAAAACGATGAAAATGTTGTACTCATTGCAAAGTTCTTAATAAACTTATATGAAAAATCTACCAGCCCAACACTTgatgaattcaaaaaagTTGTCAAAGATAATGGGGGTGACGAATTTGAAGATGAGTTCATAAAGGATGTTTACAATCAAATATCACGTACCAGCAAACCACCTCAACCCATAAGGGTAGGTGAAATATATTCTGGAACTGTAGAAGGCTTAACGAACTATGGTGCTTTTATCAAGATAGAGAATACATCTGGCCTATGCCACATTTCACAAATGTCCTTTGACGGATCACGAATCGAGTCCACCAACATCCTACAACCAAAGCAGAAGGTATTTGCGAAAGTAATCGATATTCAAGCCAATCACACTAAAATATCCTTATCAATGCGAGGAATAAACCAGACCACCGGACAAGAAGAGTCAATACTCCGAGGAAGACACCATGAGCGACAGCCAAgaccaaaaagaaagttgACTTCTCCCGAGCGCTGGGAAATACGCCAACTTATCAGTTCTGGTGCAGTGTCTGCTGACGCCTACCCAGAATTGGACGAGGAAGAAGATATAGAAAACCCacataaagaaaaaaccaaTGATTTGCATATCGAGTTGAACGATAAGAAACCAGATTTCTTGAAAAGTGTTAAAGTCACAAAAGACTTTCCTGAAACCAATCCCATTCCTGTTAACCGGCTGGGTCCATTAAGCAAATCAGCGCAAAGAGGATCCAAGTTTGCCAGAGACTTCAAGGAAGAAAagttgaaacaaaaaaagcaaagacaaaaagaagaaaaaatacaatCAGAAATGTCAGACCCGTTATTTCAAACCTCAGAACCAGTAAGTAACGTCGACATTGATACCGAGTCGTTCATTtcaaaatggaaaaaatcCAACAAGACAGAGACATTTGGGAAGCGGACCAGTCTTCCCATACAGGAACAACGATGCATGTTGCCTGTGTACGCCATGCGAACACAATTAGTTGAAGCCATACGGGAGAACCAGTTTGTAGTGATTGTTGGAGAAACAGGCTCAGGGAAAACCACccaaattgttcaatacATATATGAAGAAGGAATGAATAAAATCAACGGTGATACAAAACTAATAGGGTGCACCCAACCTAGAAGAGTTGCTGCTGAATCGGTAGCAAAAAGAGTGTCTGAAGAAGTTGGGTGCCAGCTTGGAGATACTGTTGGTTATACTATTAGATTTGAAGACGTAACTAGTGAAAACACGGTAATCAAGTACATGACAGATGGGATGTTGGAACGTGAGGCGTTGAACGACCCGAATATGAACCGGTACTCAGTAATCATGTTGGATGAAGCCCACGAAAGAACAATTGCCACTGACGTTTTGTTTGCCTTGCTCAAAAATGCCGCTAAACAAAACCCTAACCTAAAAGTGATTGTTACTTCGGCAACCTTAGATTCAAACAAGTTTTCTCGGTACTTTAACAATTGCCCAATTATAACCATTCCGGGAAGGACATTCCCCGTAGAGGTACTATACACAAAAGCACCAGAAATGGATTATCTTGCTGCCGCATTAGAGTCGGTTATCCAAATCCACGTTGCAGAACCTGCTGGCGACATTTTAGTGTTTCTTACTGGTCAAGAGGAGATTGAAACTAGCTGTGAGGCATTACACGAACgaatgaaattattaggCGACAATGTACCCGAGCTAATAATCCTCCCTGTATACTCAGCACTTCCTTCAGAAATGCAAACCCGTATTTTTGAGCCAACTCCGCCTGGTTCAAGAAAAGTGATTTTGGCTACCAATATTGCCGAGACATCGATCACCATTGACGGAATATACTATGTTGTTGACCCTGGGTTtgttaaaataaatatgtACGATTCCAAGTTGGGTATGGATTCTTTGAGGGTGACACCAATAAGCAAGGCACAAGCAAACCAACGTAGTGGTAGAGCAGGGAGAACCGGCCCTGGAAAATGCTACAGATTATACACCGAACAGGCTTACGAAAAGGAAATGATACCAAATACCATCCCTGAAATACAAAGACAAAATCTATCTCACACAATTCTAATGTTAAAAGCAATGGGGATTCACGATCTTGTAAATTTCGAATTTATGGACCCACcatccaccaccaccatgCTTACTGCACTAGAGGATTTGTATATTCTTGATGCACTAGACGATAATGGGAATTTGACAACTTTAGGAAGGAAAATGGCAGATTTACCAATGGAACCTGCACTTGCAAAGACATTAATCCAATCTGTTGAATACGAATGTACAGAAGAAATTCTAAGCATTGTTGCCATGTTGTCGGTACAAACGATATTTTACCGCCCAAAAGATAAACAAGCATTGGCTGACCAGCGAAAAACTCGATTCCACCACTCCTTAGGTGACCACTTAACTTTGCTAAACGTTTTCCAACTGTGGTGTCGCAACAATTATAGTAAAACATGGTGTCGAGATAATTTCATACAAGAAAGAAGCATGCGTCGGGCTATGGAGGTACGAAAACAGCTAAAGTTGATTATGCATCGTTTTGGATACAAGACCATGTCGTGTGGCAATGATGTAGACCGGGTTAGGAGGACTTTCTGTTCTGGGTACTTTAAGAATTCAGCCAAAAGGCAGGAAGGCGAAGGGTACAAAACACTAAACGAAAACACATTGGTATTCTTACACCCGTCGTCTTCTCTATACGGCAAGAAACCGCAGTATGTTATTTACCACACGTTATTGCTTACATCAAAAGAGTATATGCACTGTGTGACAATCATAGATCCTAATTGGCTATATGAACTTGCACCAAAGTACTTTAGACCCGCGGATGCCAAAACCGTGCAAGAgatcaaaaagaaacaaaaaattgtgCCGCTATTTTCTCgacaaaagaaagatagTTGGCGACTCAGTTCTCACCGCCCAGCTAAAAGGAGATAG
- a CDS encoding proteasome non-ATPase subunit, putative (Similar to S. cerevisiae RPN5), producing MSREDPIKAEKDFSATLDEQFPLIEKISDYKQALDKYLVLEKQTRQSSDLASSKRVLNKIVTTLVANNDWDYLNDLITILSKKHGQLKSSIQAFIKDVIDNLSRLDENNKQQLELKMKLIETIRTVTDKKIFVEVERAIVSRQLAKIHLNKLNDLDKAVEILCDLQVETYSLMPFSDKIEYILEQIQLTLQKGDYAQAKILSRKILLKSLRNFDKADEFKATYLRYLIDINVFDYDYISIVKNLLLLIEIPLIKESAEYKEYLVSIIYYIVLSTYDPHQNDLINRIKSNTVFTKNVEGNIVKLLDIFTTNELIHWSRIESLYKASFADSKIFADETNYKNLQKRIIEHNLRVINKFYQSIRLDRLAQLLQLSVDEAESYVSELVNQGMIVAKINRPKGLVKFDKTKHVEGSDPRTSDNHINALLNDWCYDIEKLLEEVDAIGHLINKEEMMYGIKQKS from the coding sequence ATGTCAAGAGAAGACCCAATTAAGGCTGAAAAAGACTTTTCTGCTACTTTAGATGAACAATTTCCATTGATTGAAAAGATCTCTGACTATAAGCAGGCTTTGGATAAGTACCTTGTGTTGGAGAAACAGACTCGTCAATCGTCCGATTTGGCTTCATCAAAACGAGTCCTCAACAAGATTGTTACTACATTGGTCGCGAATAATGACTGGGATTAtttgaatgatttgataACTATTTTGTCAAAGAAACACGGACAACTTAAGTCGTCAATTCAAGCGTTTATTAAAGATgtgattgataatttgagCAGGTTGGatgaaaacaacaaacagCAATTAGAgttgaagatgaagttGATTGAAACTATTAGAACAGTCACAGACAAAAAGATCtttgttgaagttgaaaGGGCTATTGTTTCCAGACAGTTGGCCAAGATCCActtgaataaattgaatgatttggATAAGGCAGTTGAAATATTGTGTGATCTACAAGTAGAAACATATTCGTTAATGCCATTTAGTGACAagattgaatatattttagagcaaattcaattgaccTTACAAAAGGGGGATTATGCCCAAGCCAAGATTTTGAGTCGAaagattttgttgaaatcGTTAAGGAACTTTGACAAAGCTGATGAGTTCAAGGCTACTTATTTGAGATACTTGATCGACATTAACGTgtttgattatgattacATTTCAATTGTCAAGAacttattgttgttgattgaGATTCCGTTGATTAAGGAATCAGCAGAATATAAGGAGTACTTGGTGctgattatttattatattgtttTGTCGACCTATGATCCCCAccaaaatgatttaatcaacagaatcaaatcaaacacAGTGTTTACCAAGAATGTTGAGGGTAATATTGTTAAGTTGTTGGATATTTTCACCACTAACGAGTTGATTCATTGGTCAAGAATCGAATCCTTGTACAAAGCGTCATTTGCCGATTCCAAGATATTTGCTGATGAAACAAACTACAAAAACTTGCAAAAGAGAATTATTGAGCATAATCTTCGTGTGATTAACAAGTTCTATCAATCTATCAGGTTAGATAGATTGGCGCAATTGTTGCAACTATCTGTCGACGAAGCTGAACTGTATGTTAGTGAATTAGTGAACCAAGGAATGATTGTTGCCAAGATTAATCGACCAAAAGGTCTTGTCAAGTTTGACAAAACCAAACACGTTGAAGGAAGCGATCCTCGAACCAGTGATAACCATATTAACGCTTTATTGAATGATTGGTGCTACGATATTGAGAAATTGTTAGAAGAGGTTGATGCAATAGGTcatttgataaacaaaGAAGAGATGATGTACGGGATCAAGCAGAAAAGTTAG
- a CDS encoding 1,3-beta-glucanosyltransferase, putative (Similar to S. cerevisiae GAS5) — protein sequence MLFKSIVTYLSLASSVLSIASIKVEGNAFWNNDSGERFYIRGVDYQPGGSSELEDPLADAKVCERDVKYFQDLGINTVRVYSIDNTKNHTECMDTLAQAGIYVILDVNTPHSSITRSDAACSYNSDYLQEVFASIVEFAQFDNTLGFFAGNEVINDGPSLEAAPYVKAVVRDMKTFIKNRGLRTIPVGYSAASVDEYRLPSGLYFNCGDDDLARIDMYGINDYSWCGDASMTTSQYSQEMKDFANYTVPLFFSEFGCNAKHPRPFSEIEAIYSTDMSSVFSGGLVYEYSEEASNYGLVELKGDSVTTNDDFDNLKSALEKTKNPSGDGGYLKSTGGNNCPPKSNIWNVTEEIPDTPKGALKYLKGLAQPTGHGFDAYVQGNCNAKGNDIDDTGNYTSTITASSRASPSQTSQATSSSTTSTGSTSSKKNDAAVASTGFLSIVALAAGIALL from the coding sequence ATGTTGTTTAAATCTATAGTTACTTACTTATCCTTGGCATCATCTGTCTTGTCCATTGCTTCCATTAAAGTCGAAGGTAATGCGTTCTGGAACAACGACAGTGGTGAAAGATTTTATATTAGAGGGGTTGACTACCAACCCGGTGGGTCCTCCGAGTTGGAAGACCCTTTGGCTGATGCCAAGGTCTGTGAAAGAGACGTCAAGTATTTCCAAGACTTGGGTATCAACACCGTTAGAGTTTACTCTATCGATAACACCAAAAACCATACCGAGTGTATGGACACTTTGGCTCAAGCTGGTATTTACGTGATTCTCGATGTCAATACCCCACACTCCTCAATCACTAGAAGCGATGCTGCTTGTTCTTACAATAGTGACTATTTGCAAGAAGTATTTGCATCTATTGTAGAATTTGCCCAGTTCGACAACACCTTGGGGTTCTTTGCTGGTAATGAGGTTATCAACGATGGTCCATCTTTAGAAGCTGCTCCTTACGTCAAGGCTGTTGTTAGAGACATGAAAACTTTTATCAAGAACAGAGGATTAAGAACCATCCCTGTTGGTTATTCTGCTGCCAGTGTTGATGAGTATAGATTACCATCTGGTCTTTATTTCAATTGCGGAGACGATGACTTGGCCAGAATCGACATGTACGGTATTAATGACTATTCCTGGTGTGGCGACGCCAGTATGACTACTTCCCAGTATTCCCAGGAAATGAAAGATTTTGCAAACTATACCGTGCCATTATTCTTTTCCGAATTTGGTTGTAATGCTAAACACCCAAGACCATTTTCTGAAATCGAAGCAATTTACTCCACCGATATGTCGTCGGTGTTTTCTGGTGGGTTGGTCTACGAATACTCCGAAGAGGCTTCTAACTATGGATTGGTAGAATTAAAAGGCGACAGTGTCACCACCAACGACGactttgataatttaaaatcTGCACTTGAAAAAACCAAGAACCCATCAGGCGACGGTGGCTACTTGAAATCTACTGGCGGGAACAACTGTCctccaaaatcaaacattTGGAATGTCACTGAGGAAATTCCCGACACTCCCAAAGGGGCATTAAAGTACTTGAAAGGTCTTGCTCAGCCTACTGGTCATGGATTTGACGCTTACGTCCAAGGCAACTGTAATGCCAAGGGAAACGATATCGACGACACCGGTAACTATACTTCTACCATTACTGCCTCTAGCCGTGCATCTCCAAGCCAAACCAGCCAAGCTACTAGctcatcaacaacttctACTGGCTCAACTTCATCGAAAAAGAACGACGCTGCTGTTGCCAGTACTGGCTTCTTAAGTATCGTTGCTTTAGCCGCTGGTATCGCCTTGCTTTAG
- a CDS encoding Mu1-like medium subunit of the clathrin-associated protein complex (AP-1), putative (Similar to S. cerevisiae APM1;~In S. cerevisiae: binds clathrin; involved in clathrin-dependent Golgi protein sorting) has protein sequence MASQIHFLDIKGKPLLSRDYKGDIPSSTIEKFPLLLLELENTVDEGEYKPFINHEGINYIFINHNNLYICALTRKNENIMTIIIFLSKLVEVMTQYFKSLEEESIKDNFVIIYELLDEMMDFGVPQTTDTKILKEYITQDYYSLIKSTPTHLVAPPNALTNSVSWRKEGIFYKKNEAFLDVIESINMLITANGQVLNSEILGEIKIKSHLSGMPDLRLGLNDKGIFTGNNDAAATDSGKNIEMEDIKFHQCVRLSKFENEKLITFIPPDGEFTLMSYRLSSSQFLMKPLILVNCKTKVHKHSRIEILCTVKAQIKKKSTANNVEVVIPIPEDADTPKFLPEYGSVKWIPEKSCLIWKLKTFPGGKQFSMRAELGLPAVTDPESIISKKPIKVNFSIPYFTTSGIQVRYLRINEPKLQYQSYPWVRYITQSGEDYIVRTK, from the coding sequence ATGGCATCACAAATACACTTTTTAGATATCAAGGGGAAACCTTTGTTGTCGAGAGATTATAAGGGAGATATTCCTTCGAGTACCATTGAAAAGTTCCCGCTTTTACTATTGGAGTTGGAAAACACTGTTGATGAAGGGGAATACAAACCGTTTATCAATCATGAAGGAATAAACtatattttcatcaacCACAATAACTTGTACATTTGTGCATTGACACGCAAGAATGAGAATATCATGACGatcattatatttttgtCAAAGTTGGTGGAGGTGATGACTCAGTACTTTAAGTCGTTGGAGGAAGAGAGTATTAAAGAcaattttgttattatatatGAATTGCTAGACGAGATGATGGATTTTGGCGTTCCACAAACAACAGACACAAAGATCCTTAAGGAATATATCACTCAGGACTATTATTCTTTGATCAAGAGCACCCCGACCCACTTGGTGGCTCCGCCTAATGCATTGACCAATTCCGTCAGTTGGAGAAAGGAAGGTATATTCTACAAGAAAAACGAAGCATTTTTAGATGTTATTGAGTCGATCAACATGTTGATTACTGCCAATGGACAAGTATTGAATAGTGAGATTTTGGGGGAGATCAAGATCAAATCGCATTTAAGTGGTATGCCTGACTTGAGGTTAGgattaaatgataaagGTATATTCACTGGCAATAACGATGCTGCCGCGACCGATAGTGGTAAGAATATTGAAATGGAGGATATAAAATTCCACCAGTGTGTTCGATTGTCGAAGTTTGAGAATGAAAAGTTGATCACATTTATCCCGCCTGATGGCGAATTCACATTGATGTCGTATAGGTTATCGTCGTCGCAATTCCTTATGAAGCCGTTGATATTGGTCAATTGCAAGACCAAAGTGCATAAACATTCGCGTATTGAGATCTTGTGTACGGTCAAGGCGCAGATCAAAAAGAAGTCTACAGCTAATAATGTCGAAGTAGTCATACCTATTCCAGAAGATGCCGATACCCCCAAGTTTTTGCCAGAGTACGGGTCTGTGAAATGGATCCCGGAAAAGTCGTGCCTTAtatggaaattgaagacTTTCCCTGGAGGGAAACAATTTTCGATGAGAGCCGAGTTGGGGTTACCGGCCGTCACCGACCCTGAATCGATCATCAGCAAGAAACCAATAAAGGTAAACTTTTCCATACCTTATTTCACCACCAGCGGAATCCAAGTTCGATACTTGAGAATCAACGAACCTAAACTACAATACCAGTCGTATCCGTGGGTGAGATACATTACCCAATCTGGAGAAGACTATATAGTTAGAACAAAGTAA
- a CDS encoding 2,3-dihydroxy acid hydrolyase, putative (Similar to S. cerevisiae ILV3;~In S. cerevisiae: catalyzes third step in the common pathway leading to biosynthesis of branched-chain amino acids): MSYFKSCRGCLRTFATSTIKHEKKLNKYSSIVTGDPSQGASQAMLYATGFSDDDFDRAQVGVGSVWWSGNPCNMHLMELNNRCSESVNRAGLKAMQFNSIGVSDGITNGTEGMKYSLQSREIIADSFETMTMAQLYDANIAIPSCDKNMPGVLMAMGRHNRPAIMVYGGTILPGSPTCGTQNPAVAEKIDIISAFQSYGQYLSKQINNDERIDIVKHACPGPGACGGMYTANTMASAAEVLGLTLPFSSSSPAVSKEKAEECANVGFALKNLLELDLKPRDILTKKSFENAIAYIIATGGSTNAVLHLIAIASSFDITITVDDFQRISDNTPLLADFKPSGKYVMADLQNVGGTPAVMKYLIKEGIIDGTQLTVTGKTINENLSKLPDLPEGQDIVRPVSNPLKPSGHLQILKGTLAPGSAVAKITGKEGTYFKGKARVFNDEGAFIVALENGEIKKGEKTVCVIRYEGPKGGPGMPEMLKPSSALMGYGLGKDVALLTDGRFSGGSHGFLIGHIVPEAAEGGPIALVEDGDIIVIDADNNKIDLLVEPDVLAERRKHWTPPQPRYKRGTLAKYAKLVSDASKGCVTDL, from the coding sequence ATGAGTTATTTCAAGTCTTGCAGAGGGTGTCTCAGGACATTTGCTACATCCACAATCAAGCATGAGAAAAAGTTAAACAAGTACTCCTCGATCGTTACGGGCGACCCATCGCAGGGGGCATCACAAGCAATGCTTTATGCTACCGGTTTCAGCGATGACGATTTCGACCGTGCCCAAGTCGGTGTCGGTTCTGTTTGGTGGTCAGGTAACCCATGTAACATGCACTTGATGGAGTTGAACAACAGATGTTCAGAATCAGTAAATAGGGCTGGCTTGAAAGCCATGCAATTTAATTCTATTGGTGTGTCTGATGGTATCACCAACGGTACAGAAGGTATGAAATACTCCTTACAACTGAGAGAGATCATTGCCGACTCCTTTGAAACCATGACCATGGCCCAACTATATGATGCTAACATTGCTATTCCTTCCTGTGACAAAAACATGCCTGGGGTATTAATGGCTATGGGAAGACACAACAGACCTGCCATTATGGTCTACGGTGGTACTATCTTGCCCGGGTCTCCAACTTGCGGAACTCAAAACCCCGCTGTTGCCGAAAAAATCGATATCATCAGCGCCTTCCAGTCTTACGGACAATACTTGtcaaaacaaatcaacaacGATGAAAGAATAGATATTGTCAAGCACGCCTGTCCAGGGCCCGGCGCATGTGGTGGTATGTACACTGCCAACACCATGGCCTCGGCCGCTGAAGTCTTGGGTTTGACCTTACCATTTTCGTCTTCCTCCCCAGCAGTCTCTAAAGAGAAAGCAGAAGAATGTGCTAATGTCGGGTTCGCtttaaagaatttgttaGAGTTGGACTTGAAACCAAGAGATATTCTTACCAAGAAATCATTCGAAAACGCTATTGCCTATATCATTGCCACTGGTGGTTCTACTAACGCTGTTTTGCACCTTATTGCTATTGCCTCGTCGTTTGACATTACCATCACTGTTGACGATTTCCAAAGAATCTCCGACAATACCCCATTATTAGCCGACTTCAAGCCATCCGGTAAGTACGTCATGGCCGATTTGCAAAATGTCGGCGGTACTCCTGCTGTTATGAAATACTTGATCAAAGAAGGTATTATCGATGGTACCCAATTAACTGTCACCGGTAAGACCATCAACGAAAACTTGAGCAAACTTCCCGACTTGCCTGAAGGCCAAGATATCGTTAGACCAGTATCCAACCCATTGAAACCAAGTGGTCATTTGCAAATCTTAAAAGGTACATTAGCTCCAGGTTCTGCAGTGGCAAAAATCACTGGTAAAGAAGGTACTTATTTCAAAGGCAAGGCCAGAGTATTCAACGACGAAGGCGCATTCATTGTTGCCTTGGAAAATGGCGAAATCAAAAAGGGCGAAAAAACCGTTTGTGTGATCAGATACGAAGGTCCAAAAGGTGGGCCTGGTATGCCAGAAATGTTGAAACCTTCCTCTGCATTAATGGGTTACGGTTTGGGTAAAGATGTGGCTTTGTTGACTGACGGCAGATTCTCTGGTGGTTCCCACGGTTTCCTTATTGGCCACATTGTCCCTGAAGCTGCTGAAGGTGGTCCAATCGCATTGGTTGAAGATGGcgatattattgttattgacgcagacaacaacaaaatcgATTTATTGGTTGAGCCAGACGTTTTGGCcgaaagaagaaaacacTGGACTCCTCCACAACCAAGATACAAAAGAGGTACGTTGGCCAAATACGCCAAGTTGGTCAGCGACGCATCCAAGGGATGTGTTACCGATTTATAA
- a CDS encoding peroxin, putative (Similar to S. cerevisiae PEX4;~In S. cerevisiae: peroxisomal ubiquitin conjugating enzyme required for peroxisomal matrix protein import and peroxisome biogenesis), which yields MAEKRLFKEYNQYQKQLPQLNNDQIVSLSPVSPDKNILLWEATIAKPGKPDSPYYYGGQWKLSISVPTSYPIDPPVIKFITPIVHPNINLTTGEICLDILKKESWSPAWNLEHLVVAILMLLDQPEPDSPLNIDAANLYRQDKVAYESIVQFNMWKHHCFKSAVRNIRGVRDCV from the coding sequence ATGGCTGAAAAGAGATTATTTAAGGAGTACAACCAGTACCAGAAACAGTTACCACAACTCAACAATGATCAGATTGTATCGTTAAGCCCGGTCTCGCCAGACAAGAACATTTTATTATGGGAAGCCACCATTGCCAAGCCCGGCAAACCCGATTCTCCGTATTACTATGGCGGGCAATGGAAGTTGAGTATAAGTGTGCCGACGTCGTATCCTATTGATCCGCCAGTGATAAAATTTATCACGCCCATAGTGCAtccaaatataaatttgaCGACTGGCGAAATATGTCTAGACATTTTAAAGAAGGAAAGCTGGTCACCGGCATGGAATCTTGAACACCTTGTGGTGGCCattttgatgttgttgGACCAACCAGAACCGGATTCGCCGTTAAATATCGATGCAGCAAACTTGTACAGACAAGATAAGGTTGCGTATGAGAGTATAGTTCAGTTTAATATGTGGAAACACCACTGTTTCAAAAGTGCTGTGCGAAACATCAGAGGGGTTAGAGATTGTGTATAG